The DNA window GCAGTTCCAGATCGATCAAGGCAAGTGCCGCGTCGATCCAGGCTCCCGACTCGATCAGTCGTTCGATCCGCGCGGTCTTGCCGGTCTGTCCGACAGATGGAAAGCGTCGGCAGGTTTCGCCAATAACCTTCGACAGGAGTTCTGCCGTCGCGGTGTCGGCGTCGCGAAGCCGATCGCCGATCGCGCCAGGATGTTCCGAAAGTAGCAGCATCGTATCATCTCACGTAAGCCACGGCCGCGAGTTACGACCGTGCTGGGCAAGATGGCCAAAGCCGCATTTGAAAACGAGATGAAGCGGGGTCCCAAGATATAGGGATTCCATAAGTGGGCGTAGCGCGGGCTTCTACCGCGGCCAGACGCCCATTATTTCGTGTACATTTGCTGTACCTGCCGGGACGAGATGCCGCATCTCCATCTTGGATGCGTGGGCGGTAGGCTTGCTCAATTTCGTTGGGCTCGCATCGGCGGCAACCCGTCGGCTCAGCCCCACGACCGGTAGTACCAGCGGCAGAAGTCCCGCGCCCGCCGGAACGACGCGGGAACCTTTATAAGATTCCTATAACGTTTGCATTGGCTCCGTCTCGAAAACCTATGCGTCGGGTGGCACGTCAGCACCCAACAATGGGCGAAAAGACCATCCTCGGGTCTTTCCGCTTATACCGCACAGGAGCATCCCATGTTGGACATCTTCATGCTGGCCTTAGGCCTCGGCTTCTTCGTAGCGGCGATTGGTTACACCTACGCCTGCGAACGACTCTGAATTTGTCACGCGTTTTCTTCCCGCGAACCGGTACCCACTTCGCTCGAAAACGCTTTGAAGGAGAACAACGATGATCTTCGATTATTCACTCGCCGGTCTCGTGTCCCTGGGCCTGCTGTTTTACCTGACCTACGCCCTGTTACGGCCCGAGCGGTTCTGACCGCCTTCGCACCGATCCCGCGCAAATCCTAAAGGCACATCCCGATGACTGTCATTGGCTGGATTCAAATTCTTCTGTTCTGTGCGATCATTGTCGCGCTGGTCAAGCCGCTCGGCTGGTACATGACGCGCGTCTTCAGTGGCGAGCGCACGTTTCTTTCGCCGGTGCTGCGGCCCGTCGAGGCCGGAATTTACTGGATCGGAGGCGTCGATGAGAAACGCGAACAGCATTGGCTGACCTACACGGTCGCCATGCTGCTGTTTCATGTCGGTGGTTTTCTCATTCTCTATGCGGTGCTGCGCCTGCAGGCGATATTGCCGTTCAATCCGGCTGGACAATCCGCGGTCGCGGAGGATCTTTCCTTCAATACGGCGATCAGCTTCATCACCAACACCAACTGGCAGAACTACGGCGGCGAAAGCACGATGTCGTATCTGGTGCAGATGCTGGGGCTGACGCATCAGAATTTTCTGTCGGCGGCAACCGGCATCGCGCTGGCGGTGGCGTTGATCCGCGGCTTTTCCCGCTCTTCGATGCGTACCATCGGCAACTTCTGGGTCGATGTGACGCGCTGCACGCTGTATGTGTTGCTGCCGATCTGTATCGTTTATGCGCTGTTCCTGGTCTCGCAGGGCATGCCGCAGACGCTCGGCGCCTATGTTGATGCCACCACTCTGGAGGGCGCCAAGCAGACCATCGCGGTTGGACCGGTGGCCTCGCAGGTCGCGATCAAGATGCTCGGTACCAATGGCGGTGGTTTCTTCAACGCCAACGCCGCGCATCCGTTCGAGAATCCGACCGCGCTGTCGAATTTCGTGCAGATGATCTCGATCTTCGCGCTCGGTGCGGCGCTGACCAACGTGTTCGGCCGCATGGTCGGCAATCAGCGCCAGGGCTGGGCGATCCTCGCCGTGATGGGCGTGCTGTTCATCGCCGGCGTTACCGTCACCTATTGGGCGGAAGCCAATGGCACGTCCATGCTGAGCTCGCTCGGCTTGACCGGCGG is part of the Bradyrhizobium canariense genome and encodes:
- a CDS encoding K(+)-transporting ATPase subunit F; translation: MIFDYSLAGLVSLGLLFYLTYALLRPERF
- the kdpA gene encoding potassium-transporting ATPase subunit KdpA, whose amino-acid sequence is MTVIGWIQILLFCAIIVALVKPLGWYMTRVFSGERTFLSPVLRPVEAGIYWIGGVDEKREQHWLTYTVAMLLFHVGGFLILYAVLRLQAILPFNPAGQSAVAEDLSFNTAISFITNTNWQNYGGESTMSYLVQMLGLTHQNFLSAATGIALAVALIRGFSRSSMRTIGNFWVDVTRCTLYVLLPICIVYALFLVSQGMPQTLGAYVDATTLEGAKQTIAVGPVASQVAIKMLGTNGGGFFNANAAHPFENPTALSNFVQMISIFALGAALTNVFGRMVGNQRQGWAILAVMGVLFIAGVTVTYWAEANGTSMLSSLGLTGGNMEGKEVRFGIVASSLFAVITTAASCGAVNAMHDSFTALGGMIPLINMQLGEIIVGGVGAGLYGMLLFVVLAIFVAGLMVGRTPEYVGKKIEAREVKMAMLAILVLPLMYLGWTSVAVVLPSAVASMANSGPHGFTEVLYAFTSATGNNGSAFAGLSGNTFFYNLTLACSMFVGRFFMIVPAMALAGSLAGKKSIPPSAGTLPTTGGLFVGLVVGVILIIGGLTFFPALALGPIVEHLAMNANTLF